Part of the Verrucomicrobiota bacterium genome, CGGTCTCTACTGGAGTCATCGTCACAAACAAAGTACCCAGTTCTTTCGAACTGAATCCTCATCCCGGGCTCGGCATTTGCTAGCGAGGGTTCGACAAAGGCTTCCGCCTTTTGGAGCGAATTTGGATTCAGGCAGGCAATCGGATCGTCCTCACCTCCCGGATTCGCCACTGAGAAAAGTCGATCGTAGAGACGCACTTCGGCACGTAACGCGTGTTTTGCTGAGACCCAGTGAATCACACCCTTCACCTTCCGTCCCTCTGGCTGCTTTCCCAAGGTGTCGCGGTCAATGGACCCGACTAATGAAACCACACTCCCCTTCTCGTCTTTCTTCACTTCATCACAGCGAAGCACATAGGAGTATCGTAGCCGCACCTCTGAGCCGGGAGTGAGCCGGAAAAACTTTTTCGGCGGCTCTTCCATGAAGTCAGACCGTTCGATCAGGATCTGATTGGAAAAGGGAACCTTACGGCTACCCTCCTCCGGACGTTCAGGATTGTTCACTGCATCCACTTCGAGCACTTCCCCATCCTCGAAATTGGTAATGGTAATGGGAAGCGGATCCATCACTGCCATCGCCCGAGAACTTTCCCGGTTCAACACCTCCCGGATGCTGTGCTCGTAAAACGCGTAATCCGTCGTCGAATCAAACTTGGTGACACCCAGCGAACGGCAAAAATTTCGGATTGCTTCAGCTGGAACTCCTCTCCGGCGGATTCCGCGTAGTGTCGGTAGTCGTGGATCATCCCATCCAGCTACATGTCCCTCCTGGACCAGCTGAATCAGCTTCCTTTTGCTCATGAGCGTGTATTCCAGGTTCAACGGGGCGAACTCGTATTGCCGAGACGGAAAGATCCCAAGTTTATCAATCAACCAGTCATAGAGGGGCCGGTGGTTCTCAAACTCGAGCGTGCAGACTGAGTGAGTGATCCCTTCGATCGAGTCGCTCTGACCATGGGCAAAATCATAGGTAGGATAAATCGGCCAGTCATCTCCCGTCCGATGGTGGTGTGCGCGTCGAATGCGGTAGAGAACAGGATCCCGCATAATCAAATTCGGATGGGCCATATCGATTTTTGCCCGGAGCACTTTAGAGCCATCCGGAAACTCACCCGCCCTCATCCTACGCAGCAGATCCTCATTCTCGTCAGGTTCTCTATCGCTAAACGGACTCTCTACCCCCGGTTCCTTGAGAGTTCCACGGCCCTTGCGGATCTCCTCCCCAGACAGGTCGCAAACATAAGCGAGGCCGTTGCGAATCAAGTCCAAGGCGTATTCGAAAAGCCGTTCAAAATAATCCGAAGCGAAGCAAGCCTTCTCCCAATGAAAGCCCAGCCAGGATATGTCTGCCTGAATCGCGTCGACATACTCCTGCTCCTCCTTTTCGGGATTCGTGTCGTCAAACCGCAGGTTGCAAGTGCCGCCAAACTCATCGGCGATTCCAAAGTTCAAACAAATCGATTTTGCATGACCGAGATGTAGATACCCATTGGGCTCCGGTGGAAACCGGGTAGCGACTCCACCTTCGTGCTTACCTGCTGCGAGATCGTCCGCTACAATTTGACGAATAAAATCGAGGTTTTCCGAATCGCTCACGCCACACCCCCGTCTCTTCCCAGCCGCTCCAACCGATTGAGCACTTTCTCCATGCCCAGTATCCGGATCACTTCGCCGAGATCCGGTCCTGAGAGCATTCCAGTCAAGGCAAAGCGGATTACCGGTCGGTAAGCCCCGGACTTCCTCCCATGCTTTGCTGCCACAGACTCGAGTGCGGCCTCAAATCCAGAGCTATCCTTCGAACCAGAACCTTTGATCTCGGCTGCCAGTTCCCCTGCGAGTCGACCGGGATCCTCCTTCTTCGACACCTTTTCGCGTGCCTTCAAATCAAACTCGTAGTCCTCGCGGAAAAAGTACCGGCAATACGCGGGAAGATCCTCCAACAGATCCAGCTTCGGTTGGCAGAGCTCCAACACGCTTTGGAGATAGTCCTCGTCCGCCTCTTCTTCGATCACCCCCGCCTCATTCAAAATCGGCCGGGCGAGCCAGGTGTAGGTTTCTATTGGCAACTGCTTTAGGTAGTGACCATTCAAATGACGAAGTTTTGCCTCATCGAACCGGGCCGCCCCCTTTTGGATTCCTCCAAAATCAAAGGCAGCGGTGATTTCGTCAATCGGCAGGGCTTCTCGATCGTCCTTTGGGCTCCAACCAAGGAGGCAGAGAAAATTCCGTACCGCCTCCGCAAGAAAATGCCGACTCTGATATTCCTCGATCAACGCACCCTGATCGCGCTTGCTCATCTTACCCTTCCCGACTGCAGGGTCTTTCAAAATCAACGGCAAATGCGCAAAACTGGGTGCTTCGACTCCGAAAGCCTCAAACAACTCCAAATGCTTGGCTGTGTTGGTCAAATGATCTTCCCCACGGATGACGTGAGTGATCTTCATTTCGATGTCATCCACTACGTTTACCAAATGGAAAACGGGATCACCGTTGGCCCGCAGTATCGGAAAATCCCGATCGACTACCCTCTCGATTCGCCCGCGGATTTCGTCCTTAAATACCATTGGTGCCGCTCGGACTTTTTCTACTTCGGCGCCCAAATAGTCATCATATTCGAGATAACGGTCACCCTCCAACCGGAAGAAAACGGCTCCATCTTTATTATAGGCTCTACCGTTGGACCGGAGTTTTTCCACCGCATCCCTGTAAATCGATCCGCGCTCGCTTTGGAAATAGGGTCCAAAGTCGCCGCCCACCAGCGGACCTTCATCCCAGTCCAGACCTAGCCACCGCATTCCCTCGAAAAGAACCTCAAGAGCTTCCTCCGTATTCCGCTCTTTATCCGTATCCTCAATGCGTAATATAAAACGACCTTCACAATGCCGGGCGTACAGCCAGTTGAATAAGGCCGTACGTGCACTGCCAATATGGAAAAACCCGGTAGGACTCGGAGCAAAACGCACACGAACATCAGACATCGAGCCAATCTCAGAGGGCCAATCGCCAAGTTCAACCCTTTTCCCGAATTCGTGCTGGACATGACCGGATGTTCACGTAATCTTTCGTTCACCATGAAAGAACTCACCTTCCGGCAACAGCAGATTCTCAACTTCATTCAGGAAAGGTCCGCGGATCAGGGCTACTGGCCAAGCATTCGCGAAATTCAACACGAATTCGGCTTCAAGAGCACCAATGCAGTAGTTGGCCACCTGCGCGCCCTTGAGAAGAAAGGCTATCTCGAGAGACAACCACATCAGGCTCGCGCATTTCGACTGCGCATCCCTGAAACCACTCCAGGCGATCAGGACAACATCCTCGACATTGTCGACATCCCGGTGATGGGTAACATCGCTGCGGGTTACCCCGATCGTGTAGAATCTGGCGGTCAAATCGACACTCTCCAAGTCGATGCCTTCACTGCACGCCAGCGGCGGCACAG contains:
- a CDS encoding glutamine--tRNA ligase/YqeY domain fusion protein, with amino-acid sequence MSDSENLDFIRQIVADDLAAGKHEGGVATRFPPEPNGYLHLGHAKSICLNFGIADEFGGTCNLRFDDTNPEKEEQEYVDAIQADISWLGFHWEKACFASDYFERLFEYALDLIRNGLAYVCDLSGEEIRKGRGTLKEPGVESPFSDREPDENEDLLRRMRAGEFPDGSKVLRAKIDMAHPNLIMRDPVLYRIRRAHHHRTGDDWPIYPTYDFAHGQSDSIEGITHSVCTLEFENHRPLYDWLIDKLGIFPSRQYEFAPLNLEYTLMSKRKLIQLVQEGHVAGWDDPRLPTLRGIRRRGVPAEAIRNFCRSLGVTKFDSTTDYAFYEHSIREVLNRESSRAMAVMDPLPITITNFEDGEVLEVDAVNNPERPEEGSRKVPFSNQILIERSDFMEEPPKKFFRLTPGSEVRLRYSYVLRCDEVKKDEKGSVVSLVGSIDRDTLGKQPEGRKVKGVIHWVSAKHALRAEVRLYDRLFSVANPGGEDDPIACLNPNSLQKAEAFVEPSLANAEPGMRIQFERTGYFVCDDDSSRDRLVFNRTVTLKDSWGRGK
- a CDS encoding glutamate--tRNA ligase family protein — its product is MSDVRVRFAPSPTGFFHIGSARTALFNWLYARHCEGRFILRIEDTDKERNTEEALEVLFEGMRWLGLDWDEGPLVGGDFGPYFQSERGSIYRDAVEKLRSNGRAYNKDGAVFFRLEGDRYLEYDDYLGAEVEKVRAAPMVFKDEIRGRIERVVDRDFPILRANGDPVFHLVNVVDDIEMKITHVIRGEDHLTNTAKHLELFEAFGVEAPSFAHLPLILKDPAVGKGKMSKRDQGALIEEYQSRHFLAEAVRNFLCLLGWSPKDDREALPIDEITAAFDFGGIQKGAARFDEAKLRHLNGHYLKQLPIETYTWLARPILNEAGVIEEEADEDYLQSVLELCQPKLDLLEDLPAYCRYFFREDYEFDLKAREKVSKKEDPGRLAGELAAEIKGSGSKDSSGFEAALESVAAKHGRKSGAYRPVIRFALTGMLSGPDLGEVIRILGMEKVLNRLERLGRDGGVA
- the lexA gene encoding transcriptional repressor LexA encodes the protein MKELTFRQQQILNFIQERSADQGYWPSIREIQHEFGFKSTNAVVGHLRALEKKGYLERQPHQARAFRLRIPETTPGDQDNILDIVDIPVMGNIAAGYPDRVESGGQIDTLQVDAFTARQRRHRKTFAIRVRGESMINAGIEDGDTVVVEAREPQDGDVVAALIDGETTLKRFIRKSGHMPYLKAENPDYPELYPVDELIVQGVATSFVRRLR